The following proteins come from a genomic window of Orenia metallireducens:
- the rlmH gene encoding 23S rRNA (pseudouridine(1915)-N(3))-methyltransferase RlmH — MKVRVIAVGKIKESYINQGIDEFVKRLQRHTSLEVIEIKDEKISGNLSSSEMNQIKEAEGDKIIEKIDNRSYTIALDPQGKPMSSEGLAKSINNLQVQGYSSIEFIIGGALGLHENVRKSADYILSFSHMTFTHQMARLILLEQVYRAFKIMKNEPYHL, encoded by the coding sequence ATGAAAGTTAGAGTGATTGCTGTTGGAAAGATTAAAGAGAGTTACATTAATCAGGGGATTGATGAATTTGTTAAAAGGCTACAGAGGCATACCTCTTTAGAGGTAATTGAGATCAAGGATGAGAAGATATCTGGAAATTTAAGCTCTTCTGAAATGAATCAGATTAAGGAAGCAGAAGGTGATAAAATTATAGAGAAGATAGATAATCGATCTTATACAATTGCCTTAGACCCTCAAGGTAAACCTATGAGTTCTGAAGGACTTGCTAAGTCTATTAATAATTTACAGGTACAAGGCTATAGCAGTATTGAATTTATTATCGGTGGGGCATTGGGGTTACATGAAAATGTGAGAAAGAGTGCAGACTATATCTTAAGCTTCTCCCATATGACCTTTACCCATCAGATGGCTAGATTGATTCTTTTAGAGCAGGTCTATCGTGCTTTTAAGATTATGAAGAATGAGCCTTATCATTTATAA
- a CDS encoding S1C family serine protease gives MDLFSKGDHYEFKSTFKSYFIIAVISFLLGAGLLYFFSQQIALNSQPEKVNENLLEGTSSNAEDNLEQEVASQQVTKVDDKKLSVVDVVKEVGPGIVKIKTVRERVVYDFFARRTEQEVEGEGSGVILNKEGYIITNNHVVEGANQIRVIFPKDDIDYLGKVVGRDPITDLAVVKIDVEDYDLPILEFGDSAKLEVGQLAIAIGNPYGFSNTVTTGVISALNRDLPIQEGVELTNMIQTDAAINPGNSGGALLDGVGRVIGINTAIIQQAQGLGFAIPINIAKEIAKQLIKDGRIIRPWIGIYGMDISPESAKEYGFAKDSGIYVVKVIEGSPAEDSGLEQGDIITEVAGQEVDSMDSLKDILKNYQINDKIKLLVHRGNKSLTLELKLKERPIE, from the coding sequence ATGGATCTTTTTTCTAAGGGGGATCATTATGAATTTAAGTCAACATTTAAATCTTATTTTATTATAGCAGTAATCTCTTTTTTATTAGGTGCAGGGTTATTGTATTTTTTCTCACAACAGATAGCTCTTAATTCTCAACCTGAGAAGGTTAACGAGAATTTATTAGAGGGGACAAGCTCTAATGCAGAAGATAATTTGGAGCAGGAAGTTGCTAGTCAACAGGTTACTAAAGTAGATGATAAGAAGTTAAGTGTTGTAGATGTAGTAAAGGAAGTAGGTCCTGGTATTGTTAAGATTAAGACTGTTAGAGAAAGAGTAGTCTATGATTTTTTTGCTCGCAGAACTGAGCAAGAGGTAGAAGGAGAAGGCTCTGGAGTTATTTTAAATAAGGAAGGTTATATTATTACAAATAACCATGTAGTTGAGGGGGCTAATCAGATTAGGGTAATTTTTCCTAAAGATGATATAGACTACTTAGGAAAGGTAGTTGGACGTGATCCAATTACAGATTTAGCAGTGGTAAAGATTGATGTAGAAGATTATGATTTACCAATTTTAGAGTTTGGTGATTCAGCGAAATTAGAGGTAGGACAATTGGCTATTGCAATTGGTAACCCTTATGGATTCTCTAATACCGTTACTACTGGTGTAATCAGTGCTTTAAATAGAGATTTGCCTATTCAAGAAGGGGTAGAATTGACCAATATGATTCAAACCGATGCTGCAATTAATCCAGGTAATAGTGGTGGAGCTTTGCTAGATGGAGTAGGAAGAGTAATTGGTATTAATACTGCTATTATCCAACAAGCCCAAGGTTTAGGATTTGCTATTCCAATTAATATAGCCAAGGAGATAGCCAAGCAGTTAATTAAAGATGGTAGAATTATCAGACCTTGGATTGGAATTTATGGGATGGACATCAGCCCTGAGAGTGCTAAAGAATATGGTTTTGCCAAAGATTCTGGAATTTATGTGGTTAAAGTTATAGAAGGTAGCCCTGCAGAAGATAGTGGATTAGAGCAGGGGGATATAATTACTGAGGTAGCAGGTCAAGAGGTTGATAGTATGGATAGCTTGAAAGATATTTTGAAAAATTACCAGATTAATGATAAAATTAAATTATTAGTTCACAGAGGAAATAAGTCTCTTACTCTTGAATTAAAGCTTAAGGAGAGACCAATAGAATAG